A single region of the Anguilla rostrata isolate EN2019 chromosome 11, ASM1855537v3, whole genome shotgun sequence genome encodes:
- the LOC135234158 gene encoding pleckstrin homology domain-containing family A member 6-like isoform X7, whose amino-acid sequence MLKFRADRRVSQNDHNGTNGHPVIRNHLVEIKRTQTHLPSSSPDMSTKATGKRFVSFASDVNSNNLTMVSDLPPETQVSSQTPRSTRKAATFGKRSNSMRRNPTAEVTKQGWLYKQASNGVKQWNKRWFVLTDRCLFYYKDDKEEAVLGSLPLLGFRIGPVQPSDGISRKYAFKVFSEVDEEDSNSSSAFCLQVEHAGIRTYYFSSEGPEEQEAWLKVMSDAARMTITPAQRNNMENIPPTGLNNATATRRAEPHQRGEGDGRGTELREGKRGVGKAEQEPPASAPASDMDGRSGERGRDRGGAPQPNGWGGYGVYQPQESRDQWEARMQRENAYLHRGFAPAPHPVSDRVVQRQNSMTQLQQWVNQRRGVPAQEDLHSPSQYYAVNRGVPSDCYGVYGGPRYVEDYALYTPGGMRPDSICSVSGGFDRLPPHWTAPEDKRRSLRDGPLYPRVSPWGPPPHPQHPGGYYGQLAQTQRGMQRLSMQPRSRSVPRSPSSSSPQTPYSPIRSPSARFERDRDDMIYTDPSVYGLRRSVSSPKYEFHRDSHSMSSGLYHYNYPGSLHDNMDDMTHLQLQRNLDYLEQQQVAPFHDVYTDLPPALGEIDIDSLLGRLCEQNRLLKEQEVLVQRLRVEKDNLEASLVATHQELEVYRGQPALADKLHLKKETLQNQLINIRGELSQASSALTTTRMEFEVLEDEVNTIHGDLWEQLNAGGQNEVVHRHFQKEFWKIQDVLEGLHKNNPSRGTDTATHRVASLASGSFSTNSPASPLSSTSLTSPLSPFSPVSGSHDSPPKQVGMEDISPPRPPLPKSYLPLESPPPFPLSTSHMSLDRSSWLCRMEEDYEEEEEARRRQYKYTVHSDTSSGGRTNSSDQQKPEDDRHASTNKVGIVPPRTKSPTGEETKSIPPSQQGDSALANGHISRGRPKSAVFSAEVKSKMSVEEQNARIRRNQSNSVRDKRRSLNTSGSQQGDAFRPSYRVVRRRLTSHEVDIKDLEEAVRGQGMESPREEIARLRRLQIKPEHSKSKVKNELPSTDKVLIQERYVEEEPDTPLSPEEVLEKQKKVERIKTLIAKSNLQNMVPLLDGPAERQGDPDQQLQEQEKRIEISCALAAEASRRSRLLSVRPQHPHRRDQPDPFPFRRTF is encoded by the exons TCAAAATGACCACAATGGAACAAATGGGCACCCAGTGATCCGGAATCACCTGGTGGAGATCAAAAGAACGCAGACACATTTGCC GAGCTCCAGTCCGGACATGAGCACTAAAGCCACTGGGAAAAGATTTGTGAGCTTTGCCAGCGACGTCAACTCTAACAACCTCACCATGGTGTCTGACCTGCCTCCAGAGACTCAAGTCAGCAGCCAG ACCCCTCGTTCGACCAGAAAGGCTGCCACCTTCGGGAAACGGTCCAACTCCATGCGCAGAAACCCCACAGCTGAGGTCACCAAGCAAGGCTGGCTCTACAAACAG GCCAGCAATGGAGTCAAGCAGTGGAACAAGCGCTGGTTTGTACTGACCGACCGCTGCCTCTTCTACTACAAAG aCGATAAAGAGGAGGCGGTCCTTGGGAGCCTGCCTCTCCTTGGTTTTCGGATTGGACCAGTGCAGCCCTCAGACGGCATCAGCCGCAAGTACGCCTTTAAG gtaTTCAGTGAAGTGGACGAGGAGGACAGTAACAGTAGTTCAGCATTCTGCCTGCAGGTGGAGCACGCTGGGATCCGTACATACTACTTCAGTTCTGAGGGTccagaggagcaggaggcctGGCTGAAGGTTATGAGTGACGCAGCCCGCATGACCATCACACCAGCTCAGAG GAACAATATGGAGAACATCCCACCAACAGGACTGAACAATGCCACAGCCACCAGGAGAGCAGAACCACATCAGCGGGGGGAGGGTGACGGGCGGGGAACGGAGCTCCGGGAGGGCAAGAGGGGCGTCGGCAAGGCGGAGCAGGAACCACCTGCGTCGGCCCCAGCCTCGGACATGGATGGGCGgagtggggagaggggcagggataGAGGCGGTGCTCCCCAGCCCAACGGATGGGGTGGCTACGGCGTCTACCAGCCCCAAGAGTCACGGGACCAGTGGGAGGCCCGGATGCAGCGTGAAAATGCGTACCTGCACAGGGGGTTCGCTCCTGCACCCCACCCAGTCTCTGACAGGGTGGTGCAGAGGCAGAACTCCATGACACAGCTCCAGCAGTGGGTCAACCAGCGAAGGGGCGTGCCCGCACAAGAGGACCTGCATAG cccCTCTCAGTACTATGCAGTAAATCGGGGAGTCCCCTCAGACTGCTATGGCGTTTATGGGGGTCCCCGCTACGTTGAAGATTATGCCCTATACACCCCGGGCGGCATGCGCCCCGACAGCATCTGCTCTGTTTCGGGGGGGTTTGACCGCCTCCCTCCCCACTGGACCGCGCCGGAAGACAAGCGGCGGTCTCTGCGGGATGGGCCCCTGTACCCCCGGGTGTCCCCGTGgggccccccgccccacccccagcaccccgGGGGGTACTATGGCCAgctggcacagacacagagaggcatGCAGCGGTTGAGCATGCAGCCTCGCTCGCGCTCCGTACCCCgatccccctcctcttcctccccccagACACCCTACTCCCCCATACGCTCCCCCAGCGCACGCTTCGAACGCGACCGCGACGACATGATCTACACTGACCCCTCTGTCTACGGCCTCAGGAGGTCTGTCAGCTCACCCAAG taTGAATTTCATCGAGACAGCCATTCTATGAGCTCCGGACTGTACCATTATAACTACCCAGGCTCCCTCCATGACAACATG GATGACATGACACACCTGCAGCTACAGAGAAACCTGGACTACCTGGAGCAACAG CAGGTGGCACCATTCCATGATGTCTACACAGACCTTCCCCCTGCGTTGGGTGAGATAGATATCGAT AGCCTCTTGGGTCGCCTCTGTGAGCAGAACCGTCTCCTGAAGGAGCAGGAGGTTCTGGTCCAGCGGCTGCGAGTTGAAAAG GACAACCTGGAAGCCAGTCTGGTGGCCACCCACCAGGAGCTGGAGGTGTACCGTGGGCAGCCGGCGCTGGCCGATAAGCTCCACCTGAAGAAGGAGACCCTGCAGAACCAGCTCATCAATATCCGAGGGGAGCTCTCTCAGGCTTCCAGT GCTTTGACTACCACAAGGATGGAGTTTGAAGTGCTGGAGGACGAGGTGAACACCATCCACGGTGACCTCTGGGAGCAGCTAAACGCTGGCGGGCAG AACGAGGTGGTCCACAGACACTTCCAGAAGGAGTTCTGGAAAATTCAGGATGTGCTGGAGGGCCTACACAAGAACAATCCATCCAGAGGCActgacacagccacacacagag TGGCCAGCTTGGCTTCAGGTTCCTTCAGCACAAACAGTCCTGCCAGCCCCCTCAGCTCTACCAGCCTCACCAGTCCTCTCAGCCCCTTCTCGCCAGTCTCTGGGTCACATGACTCGCCCCCCAAGCAGGTGGGCATGGAG GATATCAGTCCCCCACGGCCCCCACTTCCCAAATCCTACCTCCCACTGgagtcccctccccccttccctctatCCACCTCTCACATGAGCTTGGACAGGAGCTCCTGGCTCTGTCGCATGGAGGAAGActatgaggaagaggaagaggcccGGCGCAGACAG TATAAATACACTGTCCACTCTGATACCTCTTCGGGGGGTAGGACCAATAGCAGTGACCAGCAGAAGCCAGAGGATGACAGGCATGCCAGCACTAATAAAG TTGGCATTGTTCCACCCAGAACAAAGTCTCCCACAGGAGAGGAGACAAAGTCCATCCCTCCCTCACAGCAAGGGGACAGCGCATTGGCCAACGGACACATTTCCAGG GGCCGCCCAAAGAGTGCTGTGTTCTCCGCGGAGGTTAAGTCCAAGATGAGCGTGGAGGAGCAGAATGCGAGGATCCGCCGGAATCAGAGCAACTCTGTGCGGGACAAGAGGCGGAGCCTCAACACATCTGGCAGCCAGCAAGGCGACGCCTTCAGGCCCAGCTACAGGGTg GTGCGGCGGAGGCTGACGTCCCATGAGGTGGATATCAAAGACCTGGAGGAGGCGGTACGGGGGCAGGGGATGGAGTCCCCTCGAGAGGAGATCGCCCGGCTGCGGAGGCTGCAGATCAAACCTGAGCACTCCAAATCCAAAGTCAAGAATGAG CTGCCAAGCACAGACAAGGTTCTGATCCAGGAGAGGTATGTGGAGGAGGAGCCAGATACACCACTTAGCCCAGAGGAGGTTCTGGAGAAGCAGAAAAAAGTGGAGAGAATCAAGACCCTGATCGCCAAATCAAA TCTGCAGAACATGGTTCCCTTGCTAGACGGACCTGCGGAGCGGCAGGGAGACCCAGATCAGCAGCTACAGGAGCAGGAGAAAAGGATCGAGATCTCCTGCGCACTGGCAGCTGAGGCCTCCCGGCGCAGCCGCCTGCTGTCAG TCCgcccccagcacccccaccgCCGTGACCAACCTGACCCCTTCCCCTTCCGCAGAACTTTCTGA